The proteins below are encoded in one region of Thioalkalivibrio sp. K90mix:
- a CDS encoding inositol monophosphatase family protein, producing the protein MQQSAFMEAAQAAADAADKVIRHYYAAGVDVETKPDDTPVTRADVESEQAIRQVIRERFPDHGFYGEETGQSDMDSDYVWLIDPIDGTKSFVRRYPFFSTQIALMHKGELILGLSNGMQFGERAWAEKGQGAFLNGEKIAVAPTTELGRASLSTGNLKTLAQNAAGWTALGGIMAEVNRTRGYGDFYHYHLLARGSIDLIIESDVNILDIAALAVIVREAGGTFTNLSGGELDLQTTNVLAAATPELHRTALQRLGWQG; encoded by the coding sequence ATGCAGCAGAGCGCGTTTATGGAGGCCGCCCAGGCCGCCGCCGATGCCGCGGACAAGGTCATCCGTCACTACTACGCCGCCGGCGTCGACGTCGAGACCAAGCCCGACGACACGCCCGTGACGCGCGCCGACGTGGAAAGCGAACAGGCGATCCGCCAGGTGATCCGCGAGCGCTTCCCGGATCACGGCTTCTACGGCGAAGAAACCGGCCAGTCGGACATGGACTCCGATTATGTCTGGCTGATCGACCCGATCGACGGCACCAAGAGCTTCGTACGCCGCTACCCGTTCTTCTCCACCCAGATCGCGCTGATGCACAAGGGCGAGCTGATCCTCGGGCTGTCCAACGGCATGCAGTTCGGCGAGCGCGCCTGGGCGGAAAAAGGCCAGGGCGCCTTCCTCAACGGCGAAAAGATCGCCGTCGCCCCGACCACCGAGCTGGGCCGCGCCTCGCTGTCCACCGGGAACCTGAAGACCCTTGCGCAGAATGCCGCAGGCTGGACGGCGCTGGGCGGGATCATGGCCGAGGTCAATCGCACGCGCGGCTATGGCGATTTCTACCACTACCACCTGCTGGCACGCGGCAGCATCGACCTGATCATCGAGTCGGATGTGAATATCCTCGATATCGCGGCGCTGGCCGTGATCGTGCGCGAGGCGGGCGGGACCTTCACCAATCTATCCGGCGGCGAATTGGACCTGCAGACCACCAACGTGCTGGCGGCGGCGACGCCGGAACTGCACCGCACGGCGCTGCAGCGCCTCGGCTGGCAGGGATAG
- the prmA gene encoding 50S ribosomal protein L11 methyltransferase, producing MSLAELQCQIAPEQAEPLEDALFELGAVSVELHDGADEPLFEPPIGTHPLWSSVCLKAVFADATQAELAAASLERHQPAPESISVVAIEDQDWVRAGLDGLGAIHCGGPLWIVPSWESPPDVEDGVFVHLDPGLAFGTGNHPTTAMCLKSLAANPPRDQEVLDYGCGSGILAIAALKLGARHAVGTDIDRQAVQATYSNAAANDISEDQIEAGLTDHPVPDAGFDLVIANILAKPLIDLAPELACAARPGARLLLAGLLERQADEVMAAYADAFDIGIEDTREGWALLSGRRR from the coding sequence ATGAGTCTCGCCGAACTGCAGTGCCAGATCGCCCCGGAGCAGGCCGAGCCCCTGGAGGATGCCCTGTTCGAACTCGGTGCCGTCAGCGTGGAGCTGCACGACGGCGCCGACGAGCCGCTGTTCGAGCCCCCGATTGGCACCCATCCGCTGTGGTCCAGCGTGTGCCTGAAGGCCGTGTTCGCCGACGCCACCCAGGCCGAGCTGGCCGCCGCGTCGCTGGAGCGCCACCAACCGGCGCCGGAGTCCATCTCCGTGGTCGCGATCGAGGATCAGGACTGGGTGCGCGCGGGGCTCGACGGCCTGGGCGCCATCCATTGCGGGGGGCCGCTGTGGATCGTGCCCTCCTGGGAAAGCCCGCCCGACGTCGAGGATGGCGTGTTCGTGCATCTCGACCCGGGCCTGGCCTTTGGCACCGGCAATCACCCGACCACCGCGATGTGCCTGAAATCGCTGGCGGCGAACCCGCCACGCGATCAGGAGGTGCTCGACTACGGCTGCGGCTCGGGCATCCTCGCGATCGCTGCGTTGAAGCTGGGGGCACGGCATGCGGTGGGCACCGACATCGACCGCCAGGCCGTGCAGGCCACCTACAGCAATGCGGCGGCAAACGACATCTCCGAGGACCAGATCGAGGCTGGACTGACCGATCACCCGGTACCCGATGCCGGCTTTGACCTCGTGATCGCCAACATCCTGGCCAAGCCTCTGATCGATCTCGCCCCGGAACTGGCCTGCGCGGCCCGCCCGGGGGCGCGCCTGCTGCTGGCCGGCCTGCTGGAGCGCCAGGCCGACGAGGTCATGGCGGCCTACGCGGACGCCTTCGACATCGGGATCGAGGACACCCGCGAGGGCTGGGCCCTGCTCAGCGGGCGCCGGCGCTAG
- a CDS encoding DEAD/DEAH box helicase: MPVSPFRPATDTWFGEAFGQATTIQSRGWPAIRAGRHCLLIAPTGSGKTLAAFLSAIDRLTGEPAPEPRTGYSVLYISPLKALATDIERNLRAPLTGITHTAARLGEPAREPVVHIRTGDTPQAERRAQAREPGDILVTTPESLYLLLGSKAAENLESVHTVIIDEVHALAGNKRGAHLALSLERLAERCDQDPQRIGLSATVHPVEVARGFLGGDREVDVIDAAEPPRLDLEILAPEEPPAEHAPATTETPEPASPIPSGSILGAVYGQGTGKLPAAGGDRAARLEPRLMAAILEHRSTIVFVNSRGLCERLVQRINEAWREQQPEDAEPVEDLVAAHHGSVSHERRAEIEGRLKTGRLRGIVATSSLELGIDMGAVDLVIMVESPGAVARGLQRAGRAGHGVGQVSRSLLLPRFRGDLLECAVIGERMQAGALEPIHAPHNPLDVLAQQLVAMVCERPRTVDELHALIRRAAPWRELSRALLEATLDMLSGHYPSTDFADLRPWLAWDRARDALTPRRGAALAARLNAGTIPDRGLYGVHVGEGGPRIGELDEEMVFELKTGENVTLGASTWHVEAITRDRVLVSPAPGEVGKLPFWHGDGPGRPIQLGQAIGAATERLAHMDRAERTAWLREHAPLSEAAVETLCDYIDEQREATGQLPSDRRIVVERFRDEVGDWRVCILTPFGARVHAPWALALQGALTSTSGFEVQVMYTDDGIVLRLADSEDLPELDSLFPDPEELEEAVTRELGHSTLFASAFRENAARALLLVRNRPGQRTPLWAQRLKSQQLLASVREYASFPVVLETYRQVLADVFDLDALREILRGVQERRIRVHEVETPQASPFARSLVFAYVAAYIYEQDAPMAERKAQALTLDRGMLAELLGQAELRELIDPEALAELEAELAHATEATRVPDADALHDLLRRRGDLTPDEVAAACAEAPGPWLEQLARSLRAVEVRIAGEPRWIAAEDAALYRDALGVVPPPGLPAAFLEPPQHPLEQLLRRYARTHGPFRSEDLGARYGLAPGALLPALESLERAGVLLRGEIRPQGTGEDWCELDILRRLKRRTLARLRDEAAAVDARALGRLLPAWQGLTEPGRGASALRDTLTQLEGIALPWSAWIAHVLPMRVRDFSLDALDRITASGEFVWVGAGALGQRDGRIRFLRREQAMVLLEPEADAADTPASDDPLAQAILETLDRRGACFYMELERAARSAQPDARQDAIEAAIWDRVWAGQITNDTFAPLRSLGQRKTSARGRRRPGQGLAGGRWSRVADLIDPDVSLTERAREQAENLLARYGVVSREMARAEGLPGGFGRVYPVYRAMEDAGKLRRGHFVEGLTGAQFARAGAVDRLRALERAADDTPEPQWLASVDPANPWGQLLPWPQPPEAAEGRLRRVAGALVALAGGQPLLYLAASGRQLFVWEAIPGIDTAEEHAALVTEAIRQLAGSRWLPKRRSITIETVNGEPARQSPFAAALRAGGAMGEVRGLRLESPAGRHY; this comes from the coding sequence ATGCCGGTCTCGCCCTTTCGTCCCGCGACCGACACCTGGTTTGGCGAGGCCTTCGGGCAGGCGACCACCATCCAGTCCCGGGGCTGGCCCGCGATCCGGGCCGGCCGCCACTGCCTGCTGATCGCGCCCACCGGCAGCGGCAAGACGCTCGCCGCGTTCCTGAGTGCAATCGACCGCCTGACCGGCGAGCCGGCCCCGGAACCCCGCACCGGCTACTCGGTGCTCTACATCTCGCCGCTGAAGGCGCTGGCCACCGACATCGAGCGCAACCTGCGCGCCCCGCTGACCGGCATCACCCACACCGCCGCGCGCCTGGGTGAGCCGGCCCGCGAACCCGTGGTGCACATCCGCACCGGCGACACCCCGCAGGCCGAGCGCCGTGCCCAGGCGCGCGAACCCGGCGACATCCTGGTGACCACGCCGGAGTCGCTCTACCTGCTGCTGGGCTCGAAGGCCGCGGAGAACCTCGAGTCCGTCCACACGGTCATCATCGACGAGGTGCACGCCCTGGCCGGGAACAAGCGCGGCGCGCACCTGGCCCTGTCGCTGGAGCGCCTGGCCGAACGCTGCGACCAGGACCCGCAGCGCATCGGGCTGTCGGCCACCGTGCACCCGGTGGAGGTCGCGCGCGGCTTCCTCGGGGGCGACCGCGAGGTGGACGTGATCGACGCCGCGGAGCCCCCGCGCCTGGATCTGGAGATCCTCGCCCCCGAGGAACCGCCCGCCGAGCACGCACCCGCCACCACCGAGACACCGGAACCGGCAAGCCCCATCCCGTCCGGCTCCATTCTGGGCGCGGTCTACGGCCAGGGCACAGGGAAGCTCCCGGCGGCCGGTGGCGACCGCGCCGCACGCCTGGAGCCGCGGCTGATGGCCGCGATCCTGGAGCACCGCTCCACCATCGTGTTCGTCAACAGTCGCGGACTGTGCGAGCGCCTGGTCCAGCGCATCAACGAGGCCTGGCGCGAACAGCAGCCGGAGGATGCCGAACCGGTGGAGGACCTGGTCGCCGCCCACCACGGCAGCGTGTCCCACGAGCGCCGCGCCGAGATCGAGGGCCGACTGAAGACCGGGCGCCTGCGCGGCATCGTCGCGACCAGCTCGCTGGAGCTGGGCATCGACATGGGCGCGGTGGACCTGGTGATCATGGTCGAGTCCCCCGGCGCCGTCGCCCGCGGGCTGCAGCGCGCCGGCCGTGCCGGGCATGGCGTGGGTCAGGTCTCGCGCTCGCTGCTGCTGCCGCGCTTTCGCGGCGACCTGCTCGAATGCGCGGTGATCGGCGAGCGCATGCAGGCCGGCGCACTGGAGCCAATCCATGCCCCGCACAACCCGCTGGACGTGCTCGCCCAGCAGCTCGTCGCGATGGTCTGCGAACGCCCGCGCACGGTGGACGAGCTGCACGCGCTGATCCGCCGCGCCGCGCCCTGGCGCGAGCTGTCGCGCGCGCTGCTCGAGGCCACGCTGGACATGCTCTCCGGCCATTACCCCAGCACCGACTTCGCCGACCTGCGCCCCTGGCTCGCCTGGGACCGCGCCCGCGACGCGCTGACCCCGCGCCGGGGGGCGGCGCTGGCCGCGCGCCTGAACGCCGGCACCATCCCCGACCGCGGCCTGTACGGCGTGCATGTCGGCGAGGGCGGCCCGCGCATCGGCGAGCTGGACGAGGAGATGGTGTTCGAGCTGAAGACCGGCGAGAACGTGACCCTCGGCGCCAGCACCTGGCATGTGGAGGCGATCACCCGCGACCGCGTGCTGGTCTCCCCCGCCCCCGGCGAGGTCGGCAAGCTGCCGTTCTGGCATGGCGACGGCCCCGGCCGCCCGATCCAGCTCGGCCAGGCCATCGGCGCCGCCACCGAGCGGCTGGCGCACATGGACCGCGCCGAACGCACGGCCTGGCTCAGGGAACACGCGCCACTGTCGGAGGCGGCGGTCGAGACCCTCTGCGACTACATCGACGAGCAGCGCGAGGCCACCGGGCAGCTACCCTCGGACCGGCGCATCGTGGTCGAGCGCTTCCGCGACGAGGTCGGCGACTGGCGCGTCTGCATCCTGACGCCGTTCGGCGCGCGCGTGCACGCCCCCTGGGCGCTGGCCCTGCAGGGCGCGCTGACCAGCACCTCCGGCTTCGAGGTGCAGGTGATGTACACCGACGACGGCATCGTCCTGCGCCTGGCCGACAGCGAAGACCTGCCTGAACTCGACAGCCTGTTCCCGGACCCGGAGGAGCTGGAGGAGGCCGTCACCCGCGAGCTGGGCCACTCCACCCTGTTCGCCAGCGCCTTCCGCGAGAACGCGGCACGGGCCCTGCTGCTGGTGCGCAACCGCCCGGGCCAGCGCACGCCGCTGTGGGCGCAGCGGCTGAAGTCGCAGCAGCTGCTGGCCTCGGTGCGCGAGTACGCGAGTTTTCCGGTGGTGCTGGAGACCTACCGCCAGGTGCTGGCCGACGTGTTCGACCTGGACGCCCTGCGCGAGATCCTGCGCGGCGTGCAGGAACGGCGCATCCGCGTGCACGAGGTGGAGACGCCGCAGGCCTCGCCGTTCGCGCGCAGCCTGGTGTTCGCCTATGTCGCGGCCTACATCTACGAGCAGGACGCGCCGATGGCCGAGCGCAAGGCCCAGGCGCTGACGCTGGACCGCGGCATGCTGGCCGAACTGCTGGGCCAGGCCGAGCTGCGCGAGCTGATCGACCCCGAGGCCCTGGCCGAGCTGGAGGCCGAGCTGGCGCACGCCACCGAGGCGACCCGGGTGCCGGACGCCGACGCCCTGCACGACCTGCTGCGCCGGCGCGGGGACCTGACGCCAGACGAGGTCGCAGCCGCCTGCGCCGAGGCGCCGGGGCCGTGGCTGGAACAGCTCGCGCGCTCCCTGCGCGCGGTGGAGGTGCGCATCGCCGGCGAGCCGCGCTGGATCGCGGCCGAGGACGCGGCGCTGTACCGTGATGCCCTCGGCGTGGTGCCCCCGCCCGGCCTGCCCGCCGCCTTCCTGGAACCGCCGCAGCACCCGCTGGAACAGCTGCTCCGCCGCTACGCCCGTACCCACGGTCCGTTCCGCAGCGAGGACCTGGGCGCACGCTATGGCCTCGCGCCGGGCGCACTGCTGCCGGCGCTCGAGAGCCTGGAGCGCGCCGGCGTGCTGCTGCGTGGCGAGATCCGCCCGCAGGGCACGGGCGAGGACTGGTGCGAACTGGACATCCTGCGCCGGCTGAAGCGCCGCACCCTGGCCCGCCTGCGCGACGAGGCGGCGGCGGTGGATGCCCGCGCACTGGGCCGCCTTCTGCCCGCCTGGCAGGGCCTGACCGAGCCCGGCCGCGGCGCCAGCGCCCTGCGCGACACGTTGACCCAACTGGAGGGCATCGCCCTGCCCTGGTCCGCCTGGATCGCCCACGTGCTGCCGATGCGGGTGCGCGACTTCTCGCTGGATGCGCTGGACCGCATCACCGCCTCCGGGGAGTTCGTCTGGGTGGGTGCCGGCGCGCTGGGCCAGCGCGACGGGCGCATCCGCTTCCTGCGCCGCGAACAGGCGATGGTGCTGCTGGAGCCGGAGGCCGATGCCGCGGATACCCCGGCCAGCGACGACCCGCTGGCACAGGCGATCCTGGAGACCCTGGACCGGCGCGGCGCCTGCTTCTACATGGAGCTGGAGCGCGCGGCCCGCAGCGCACAGCCGGACGCCCGCCAGGACGCGATCGAGGCCGCGATCTGGGATCGGGTCTGGGCCGGGCAGATCACCAACGACACCTTCGCTCCGCTGCGCAGCCTGGGCCAGCGCAAGACCTCCGCCCGAGGTCGCCGACGCCCGGGCCAGGGCCTGGCCGGCGGGCGCTGGTCACGGGTCGCGGATCTGATCGACCCCGACGTGTCGCTGACCGAGCGCGCCCGCGAACAGGCCGAGAACCTGCTGGCGCGCTACGGCGTGGTCAGCCGCGAGATGGCCCGCGCCGAGGGCCTGCCCGGCGGCTTCGGGCGCGTGTATCCCGTCTACCGCGCGATGGAGGACGCCGGCAAGCTGCGGCGCGGCCACTTCGTCGAGGGCCTGACCGGCGCGCAGTTCGCCCGCGCCGGCGCGGTGGATCGCCTGCGCGCGCTGGAACGCGCGGCCGACGACACCCCCGAACCGCAGTGGCTGGCCAGCGTCGACCCGGCCAACCCCTGGGGCCAGCTCCTGCCCTGGCCGCAGCCCCCGGAAGCGGCCGAGGGCCGCCTGCGCCGTGTCGCCGGGGCGCTGGTCGCGCTGGCCGGCGGCCAGCCGCTGCTCTATCTCGCCGCCTCGGGCCGCCAGCTGTTCGTCTGGGAGGCGATCCCCGGCATCGACACCGCGGAGGAACACGCCGCGCTGGTAACCGAGGCCATCCGCCAGCTCGCCGGGAGCCGCTGGCTGCCGAAGCGCCGCAGCATCACCATCGAGACCGTCAATGGCGAACCCGCCCGCCAATCGCCGTTTGCCGCCGCCCTGCGCGCCGGCGGCGCCATGGGAGAGGTCCGCGGCCTGCGCCTGGAATCACCGGCGGGGCGGCATTATTGA
- a CDS encoding DUF3426 domain-containing protein, producing MLARCPHCGVAHTLTRGEELRLDRAHCDACGADFALFVALEIGGAGERATGPGISAVRHTASLEIERSPRRQALELDIDTRPGQTTAFPGRRPGRTFAAFLALLLLALLALQLLLAPPVPPGTWSALDAARASLCAAPRVEDLCPRWEPEREPERIRVSSPDLHLANAGDLSMRFELESPLQQAWPVIDVWLSDRLGTPRGHWRLHPADGHANLQAPMAAGHRYAIEIELPDTGPHITGAHITLH from the coding sequence ATGCTCGCCCGCTGTCCCCATTGTGGCGTTGCCCACACCCTGACCCGCGGCGAAGAGCTACGACTGGACCGGGCACATTGTGATGCCTGCGGTGCGGACTTTGCGCTGTTCGTGGCACTCGAGATCGGCGGCGCCGGCGAACGGGCAACCGGCCCCGGCATCTCGGCGGTACGCCACACTGCCTCCCTGGAGATCGAGCGCAGCCCCCGGCGCCAGGCACTGGAACTCGATATCGATACCCGCCCCGGGCAGACCACGGCATTTCCGGGACGACGCCCGGGGCGGACCTTCGCCGCCTTTCTGGCCCTTCTGCTGCTCGCCCTCCTCGCCCTGCAGCTCCTGCTGGCGCCGCCGGTACCCCCGGGGACCTGGAGCGCACTGGACGCCGCTCGCGCGAGCCTCTGCGCCGCGCCCCGGGTCGAGGATCTCTGCCCGCGATGGGAACCTGAGCGCGAACCGGAACGCATCCGCGTCTCCTCCCCCGACCTGCACCTCGCCAACGCGGGAGACCTGTCCATGCGCTTTGAGCTGGAAAGCCCGCTGCAACAGGCATGGCCGGTAATAGACGTTTGGCTGTCGGACCGACTGGGGACACCCCGCGGCCACTGGCGACTCCATCCGGCGGACGGCCATGCCAACCTTCAGGCACCGATGGCGGCAGGTCACCGCTATGCGATCGAGATCGAATTACCCGATACCGGGCCGCACATCACCGGGGCTCACATCACGCTGCACTGA
- the accC gene encoding acetyl-CoA carboxylase biotin carboxylase subunit, with amino-acid sequence MFEKILIANRGEIALRVLRTCREMGIATVAVHSSADRDLKHVRLADESVCIGPAASGESYLNIPALIAAAEVTDAGAIHPGYGFLSENADFAERVESSGFAFIGPRAETIRLMGDKVSAKQAMLDAGVPCVPGSGGALTDDADANMALAREIGYPVIIKAAAGGGGRGMRVVHTEGALLHSISLTRNEAQQGFGNDTLYMEKYLEHPRHVEFQILSDSHGNAICLGERDCSMQRRHQKVIEEAPAPGITDEQRQAMSERLVRACQEIGYRGAGTFEFLYENGEFYFIEMNTRLQVEHTVTEQVTGIDLVREQILIAAGEPLSLTQDQVEIRGHAIECRINAENPATFIPSPGTIQQYHAPGGLGIRMDTHIYNGYAVPPYYDSMIGKLIAHGFDRKIAIARMRGALGEIVIDGIETNIALHSELMNDANFQNGGTDIHYLEKKLKSLTG; translated from the coding sequence ATGTTTGAAAAGATTCTGATCGCCAACCGCGGCGAGATCGCCCTGCGGGTCCTGCGTACCTGCCGCGAGATGGGCATCGCGACGGTCGCGGTGCACTCCAGCGCCGACCGCGACCTGAAGCACGTGCGCCTGGCCGACGAGTCGGTCTGCATTGGGCCGGCCGCCTCCGGCGAGAGTTATCTGAATATCCCCGCACTGATCGCCGCGGCCGAGGTCACCGATGCCGGCGCGATCCACCCCGGCTACGGCTTCCTGTCCGAGAACGCGGACTTCGCCGAACGCGTGGAGTCCTCGGGCTTTGCTTTCATCGGCCCGCGCGCCGAGACGATTCGCCTGATGGGCGACAAGGTCTCGGCCAAGCAGGCAATGCTGGATGCCGGCGTACCCTGCGTGCCCGGCTCCGGCGGCGCGCTGACCGACGACGCCGATGCCAACATGGCGCTGGCCCGCGAGATTGGCTACCCGGTCATCATCAAGGCCGCCGCGGGCGGTGGCGGCCGCGGCATGCGCGTGGTGCACACCGAGGGCGCGCTACTGCATTCGATCTCGCTAACCCGCAACGAGGCCCAGCAGGGGTTCGGCAACGACACCCTTTACATGGAGAAGTACCTCGAACACCCACGCCACGTGGAATTCCAGATCCTCTCCGACAGCCACGGCAACGCCATCTGCCTGGGCGAGCGCGACTGTTCGATGCAGCGCCGCCACCAGAAAGTGATCGAGGAGGCCCCGGCACCGGGTATCACCGACGAGCAGCGTCAGGCCATGAGCGAGCGGCTGGTCCGGGCCTGCCAGGAGATCGGCTACCGCGGTGCCGGGACCTTCGAATTCCTCTACGAAAACGGGGAGTTCTACTTCATCGAGATGAACACCCGGCTGCAGGTCGAGCACACGGTGACCGAGCAGGTCACCGGCATCGACCTGGTGCGCGAGCAGATTCTCATCGCGGCGGGCGAACCGCTGTCCCTGACCCAGGATCAGGTGGAGATCCGCGGGCATGCGATCGAGTGCCGCATCAATGCCGAGAACCCGGCCACGTTCATCCCCAGCCCGGGCACCATCCAGCAGTATCACGCCCCGGGCGGGCTCGGCATCCGCATGGATACCCACATCTACAATGGCTATGCGGTGCCCCCGTACTACGACTCGATGATCGGCAAGCTGATCGCCCACGGGTTTGACCGCAAGATCGCAATCGCCCGTATGCGCGGCGCGCTCGGCGAGATCGTGATCGACGGGATCGAGACCAACATCGCCCTGCACAGCGAGTTGATGAACGACGCGAACTTCCAGAACGGTGGGACCGACATCCACTACCTGGAAAAGAAGCTGAAGTCGCTGACCGGATGA
- a CDS encoding helix-turn-helix domain-containing protein, which yields MDVPSFEQEQSGEPASSGNLASGCVLAESVRNALDQYFETLDGQSSHDLYALVMNEVERPLLACVLERCNGNQSRAAALLGLNRATLRKKLRAHGLISENGHGNGNGAQR from the coding sequence ATGGACGTACCCTCTTTCGAACAAGAACAAAGCGGGGAACCGGCATCATCGGGCAACCTCGCGTCGGGCTGCGTACTCGCCGAGTCGGTGCGCAATGCGCTGGACCAGTATTTCGAGACGCTGGACGGGCAGAGTAGCCACGACCTCTATGCGCTCGTAATGAACGAGGTCGAGCGCCCACTACTGGCCTGCGTGCTGGAGCGCTGCAACGGCAACCAGAGCCGGGCGGCGGCGCTTCTGGGGCTCAACCGCGCCACGCTGCGCAAGAAGCTGCGTGCCCATGGCCTAATCAGCGAGAACGGCCACGGGAACGGGAACGGCGCCCAGCGCTAA
- the accB gene encoding acetyl-CoA carboxylase biotin carboxyl carrier protein, producing the protein MDIRKVKKLIDLLDESGIHEIEIHEGEESVRITRSPSGSAVAAAPAAMPAPAPAAAPAGEAAAPAAPEVDGHPVTAPMVGTFYRAPSPGAKPFVEVGQTVEVGETLCIIEAMKMLNPIEADQAGTIRDILVENGNPVEYGQPLFIIG; encoded by the coding sequence ATGGATATTCGCAAGGTCAAGAAACTGATCGATCTGCTCGACGAGAGCGGCATCCACGAGATCGAGATCCACGAAGGCGAGGAGTCGGTGCGCATCACCCGCTCGCCGAGTGGCTCGGCCGTGGCCGCCGCCCCGGCAGCGATGCCCGCCCCGGCACCGGCCGCCGCCCCGGCGGGCGAGGCCGCGGCACCGGCGGCGCCGGAAGTGGATGGCCATCCGGTCACCGCACCGATGGTCGGCACCTTCTACCGCGCCCCGAGCCCCGGCGCGAAGCCCTTTGTCGAGGTCGGCCAGACGGTCGAGGTCGGCGAGACGCTGTGCATCATCGAGGCAATGAAGATGCTCAACCCCATCGAGGCGGACCAGGCCGGCACCATCCGCGACATCCTGGTCGAGAACGGCAACCCGGTGGAATACGGCCAGCCCCTGTTCATCATTGGCTGA
- the aroQ gene encoding type II 3-dehydroquinate dehydratase encodes MPSILLLNGPNLNLLGQREPERYGHHTLADIEADLTAHAQAAGETLACFQSNHEGELIDRIHAARSEGVRRILINPGGLTHTSVSLRDALLGVDIPFYEIHISNIHAREAFRHTSRLADVAAGTLSGFGVIGYRMALDAAIAALKES; translated from the coding sequence ATGCCTTCTATCCTGCTGCTCAACGGCCCCAACCTGAACCTGCTGGGACAGCGGGAGCCGGAGCGGTACGGGCACCATACGCTGGCGGACATCGAGGCCGACCTGACGGCGCACGCCCAGGCCGCCGGGGAGACCCTGGCCTGCTTTCAGAGCAACCATGAAGGCGAGCTGATCGACCGCATCCATGCGGCACGCAGCGAGGGCGTACGCCGCATCCTGATCAATCCGGGCGGCCTGACGCACACCAGCGTAAGCCTGCGCGACGCCCTGCTCGGCGTCGACATCCCGTTTTACGAGATTCACATCAGCAACATCCACGCGCGCGAGGCGTTTCGCCATACCTCGCGCCTGGCCGATGTCGCCGCCGGCACCCTGAGCGGGTTCGGCGTAATCGGCTACCGGATGGCGCTGGACGCGGCAATCGCGGCCCTCAAGGAGTCATAG
- the dusB gene encoding tRNA dihydrouridine synthase DusB, producing MQLGPHHLPDPPVFLAPMAGVSDRPLRLIARRLGASAAVSEMVTSDTRLWGSDKSRHRLDHRQEPRPRIVQLLGNEPEPLAEAARENVRRGADVIDLNLGCPAKKVCSKAAGSALLGEPERVRELLTALVESVEVPVTLKMRLGLDRERVNAETIAGIAQDCGIAMLTVHGRTRADAYRGTADYEAIARVVRAVSIPVLANGDVVDIGSARRALAISGATGLMIGRGAQGRPWLPGQIRASLAGEPVPADPAWDARLALIEEHLRALHAQYGEMQGVRIARKHLGWYLQHMGLGEDPTRAARASLLAATTASEQLGRLRAILSGITSEAA from the coding sequence ATGCAGCTCGGCCCCCACCATCTCCCCGACCCGCCCGTGTTCCTGGCCCCGATGGCCGGGGTCAGTGACCGGCCGTTGCGCCTGATCGCGCGGCGCCTGGGGGCCAGCGCGGCCGTCTCGGAGATGGTCACCTCGGACACGCGCCTGTGGGGCAGCGACAAGAGCCGGCACCGGCTGGACCACCGCCAGGAACCCCGCCCGCGCATCGTGCAACTGCTGGGAAACGAACCCGAACCGCTGGCCGAGGCCGCGCGCGAAAACGTACGCCGCGGGGCGGACGTGATCGACCTGAACCTCGGCTGCCCCGCCAAGAAGGTCTGCAGCAAGGCCGCAGGCTCGGCCCTGCTGGGGGAGCCGGAGCGGGTACGCGAGCTGCTGACCGCACTGGTGGAAAGCGTCGAGGTCCCGGTCACGCTGAAGATGCGCCTGGGGCTGGATCGCGAGCGGGTCAACGCCGAGACCATCGCGGGCATCGCGCAGGATTGCGGGATCGCAATGCTGACGGTGCACGGGCGCACCCGCGCCGACGCCTACCGTGGCACGGCCGACTACGAGGCCATCGCGCGCGTGGTACGGGCCGTCTCCATCCCGGTGCTGGCCAACGGCGATGTGGTCGACATCGGCAGTGCGCGCCGGGCGCTCGCGATCAGCGGCGCGACCGGACTGATGATCGGGCGCGGGGCACAGGGGCGCCCCTGGCTCCCCGGCCAGATCCGCGCCAGCCTGGCCGGCGAGCCAGTGCCAGCCGACCCTGCATGGGATGCGCGTCTTGCGCTGATCGAGGAGCATTTGCGGGCATTGCATGCGCAATACGGCGAAATGCAGGGCGTACGTATCGCACGCAAGCACCTGGGCTGGTATCTTCAGCACATGGGTCTCGGGGAGGACCCAACCCGTGCGGCACGGGCTTCCCTTCTCGCCGCCACTACCGCTAGTGAACAGCTTGGGCGCTTGCGCGCCATTCTGTCAGGAATCACAAGCGAGGCTGCATGA